From Anthonomus grandis grandis chromosome 20, icAntGran1.3, whole genome shotgun sequence, the proteins below share one genomic window:
- the LOC126748006 gene encoding DDRGK domain-containing protein 1, with protein sequence MDISLLIAIAASIIIIILSLSFFLKSKTEKVEERPRPVPNRANNALPRRAQIARNRGARLRANAQIQEDNDSDPGEPDAPEIELPDGKIGAKKRAKLEAKAEKKAAREAEEHSRVERKKRAELEEAERQKLKEKEEQEEKEREEEERRAREEKERQELEEYMKMKEAFSVEEEGYEEGEQQDSQNLLQEFVNHIKNNKVVIIEDLAAHFKLKTQACLDRIKDLQKDEILTGVIDDRGKFIYVSQSEMDAVAKFIRQRGRVSIAELAENSNVLINLVPTVPLIGEQ encoded by the exons atgGACATCTCCTTACTAATAGCTATTGCCGCGTCTATTATCATTATCATCCTAAGTTTAAGTTTCTTCTTGAAGTCCAAAACTGAGAAAG TTGAAGAAAGGCCAAGGCCTGTGCCTAACAGGGCTAATAATGCCTTACCGAGAAGAGCCCAAATTGCCCGAAACAGGGGCGCCAGGCTTAGGGCAAACG CACAAATCCAGGAAGATAATGATTCAGATCCGGGAGAACCTGATGCACCCGAGATAGAACTTCCCGATGGTAAAATCGGTGCAAAGAAGAGGGCAAAACTTGAAGCTAAGGCTGAAAAGAAAGCCGCCAGAGAGGCAGAGGAGCATTCCAGAGTTGAGAG GAAGAAACGAGCAGAACTAGAAGAAGCCGAAAGACAGAAGCTTAAAGAGAAGGAGGAACAAGAGGAAAAGGAACGGGAAGAGGAGGAAAGGAGAGCCAGAGAGGAGAAAGAGAGACAAGAACTCGAGGAGTACATGAAAATGAAGGAGGCCTTCTCGGTGGAAGAGGAAGGATATGAAGAAG GGGAACAACAGGACTCCCAAAACTTACTACAGGAATTCGTCAATCACATAAAGAACAACAAGGTGGTCATAATAGAAGACCTGGCGGCGCACTTCAAACTAAAAACCCAGGCCTGCTTGGACCGAATTAAGGACCTACAAAAGGACGAAATTCTAACGGGGGTCATAGACGACCGGGGGAAGTTTATTTACGTGTCTCAGAGCGAGATGGACGCAGTGGCGAAGTTTATTAGACAGAGAGGGAGGGTGTCTATCGCGGAACTGGCCGAGAATAGTAACGTGTTGATTAATTTGGTTCCGACTGTGCCCCTGATTGGCGAGCAATAG